The following proteins come from a genomic window of Methanocella conradii HZ254:
- a CDS encoding ABC transporter permease encodes MMNNAIMVARKEFTDLASSRLMLIVLAWYAITSYFILFNMVYPFDGWPSILSRFDNVASGIFVDFAYTLCYSGSIVGIVLGFVAVASEVDGKALNTLLVKPLYRDTIINGKLLGGLGFVLCLFGFTSAFYFVAMSIYSIVVRDALGPLLSIYIPTFISYLPLVLVLSLLCIMLTYSITLLMCLLFKNQSLALFISLFIWVILFVLIDNVSFAGNIGLLVGDEIGYFIGGFSVHNMLYFMLSQNSIQGVLANWWSQFFMLFLYCFTAIVLAYIAFLRRDVA; translated from the coding sequence ATGATGAATAATGCAATAATGGTAGCAAGAAAGGAATTTACTGACCTGGCTAGCAGCAGGCTGATGCTGATAGTTCTTGCGTGGTATGCTATCACCTCTTACTTTATTCTCTTTAACATGGTTTATCCTTTTGATGGCTGGCCTTCGATACTTTCTCGCTTTGATAACGTTGCCAGCGGCATTTTCGTGGATTTTGCCTACACGTTGTGCTATTCCGGCTCCATCGTGGGCATTGTGCTCGGGTTCGTCGCCGTTGCCTCCGAGGTGGATGGAAAGGCGTTAAACACTTTACTGGTTAAACCACTATATCGGGATACGATCATCAATGGTAAGCTTCTAGGGGGATTGGGCTTTGTGTTATGCCTATTCGGGTTTACCTCAGCTTTTTACTTTGTGGCCATGTCGATATATAGCATAGTGGTTAGGGATGCTCTTGGCCCGTTGCTAAGTATCTACATTCCGACTTTTATCAGCTATTTGCCATTAGTCCTTGTGTTGTCGCTGCTTTGCATTATGCTCACTTATTCTATCACTTTGTTGATGTGCCTACTCTTCAAGAACCAGAGTCTAGCGTTGTTCATCAGCCTGTTCATATGGGTGATACTTTTTGTATTGATAGATAATGTTTCATTCGCAGGAAATATCGGATTACTTGTCGGCGATGAAATCGGATATTTCATTGGCGGCTTTTCTGTTCATAATATGCTTTATTTTATGCTTAGCCAGAATAGCATTCAAGGCGTTTTAGCCAACTGGTGGTCCCAGTTCTTCATGTTATTCTTATATTGCTTTACCGCCATCGTGTTGGCCTACATCGCTTTTCTCAGGAGGGACGTCGCATGA
- a CDS encoding ABC transporter permease encodes MNALLVVARNEFSMVARNPIIVLFMGLMVVYTLVNDLGVIGTIRGYDMPIDYARAILSDVGFVNPFMGGFFVLLTLCLGVVSIADERSKGSLGVMLAKPLYRRDLILGKLTGIAALLLLLMTITFVSFVSSLIVVYGNIGSMMEVIIRMSLFIFLLFAYCCFTLGVVALFSILFSKGAALVASLAYFCYEWYSYGFIAPSDPFFGALRRFDPVQIFWNPLINVKGSGLQDTALPLGEWINYSWPYITLLVLYVIIIMLVDSMIFNREEI; translated from the coding sequence ATGAATGCGCTGCTTGTAGTTGCCAGGAATGAGTTCTCCATGGTGGCGAGAAATCCGATTATCGTTTTATTCATGGGGCTCATGGTTGTTTATACTTTAGTGAACGATCTTGGAGTTATCGGCACAATTAGGGGCTATGACATGCCAATTGACTATGCAAGGGCCATCCTGAGTGATGTCGGATTTGTTAACCCGTTTATGGGCGGGTTCTTCGTTTTACTGACCTTGTGCCTGGGCGTCGTATCCATTGCGGATGAGCGCTCGAAGGGGTCGTTGGGGGTCATGCTCGCCAAGCCTCTCTACCGTAGAGACCTTATCCTTGGCAAGCTTACTGGCATAGCCGCGCTCCTCCTTTTGCTGATGACGATAACTTTTGTCTCCTTCGTATCGTCGCTAATCGTTGTTTATGGTAACATCGGGTCAATGATGGAGGTGATCATACGGATGAGCCTGTTCATCTTTTTATTGTTCGCTTACTGTTGCTTTACGCTAGGCGTGGTAGCGCTTTTTAGTATTCTATTTAGTAAAGGTGCGGCGTTGGTTGCATCGCTCGCATATTTTTGTTACGAGTGGTACTCATATGGATTCATAGCTCCATCTGATCCATTCTTTGGGGCTTTAAGGCGCTTTGACCCAGTCCAGATATTCTGGAACCCCCTCATCAACGTCAAAGGAAGCGGCCTGCAAGACACCGCTCTCCCTCTGGGAGAGTGGATAAACTACAGCTGGCCATACATAACGCTGTTGGTGCTTTACGTTATCATCATAATGCTGGTTGATAGCATGATATTCAACCGTGAAGAAATATGA